AAGACGAACTCCTTTATCAACAAGCAACTGGGCAGTATCAGGAAGTAATGCAAGAAAGTTTGTGAAGAAATCCCCATTTGTTGGAAGGGTAGAATTTTTAGTTTTGAATAAGACACGAGGGAGTAGTTCTATCCCCTTCAACCTTTCTGCATTAATATGTTCATCATATTTCCATTCTATAACCTGCACCTGTCCAAAATAAATAGATGGGTCAATCTCATGTAATTTTTTACCGTTATCAACAAAATGCCATGGAGCATCACAGTGAGTACCAGTATGTGTAGACATATGTAAGAAGGAGGTATTTGCATTTGCACCATTAGAAATTCTGCGGTCTGGCTCAAAGCTGAAATTTAAATCCCCAGGCCAAACAGTCATTCCGAGCTGTAATGGGATACTTACATCAATCCACGGCATAAGCTTTTCCTTTTCTTAAATTTATTTTTTTATTTTATATTGTTTTTCATTTATTGAATTTAATTATAAAATTATTTGTGTTTGTGATAAAATTTAAGTAGTTAAACCTTATTTTATTAATTGTTATATATAAAACGTTGTTTAACATAAAAGAAGAGGAATTTAAAATGCCCGAGTTA
This genomic interval from Candidatus Hydrogenedens sp. contains the following:
- a CDS encoding cyclase family protein, translating into MPWIDVSIPLQLGMTVWPGDLNFSFEPDRRISNGANANTSFLHMSTHTGTHCDAPWHFVDNGKKLHEIDPSIYFGQVQVIEWKYDEHINAERLKGIELLPRVLFKTKNSTLPTNGDFFTNFLALLPDTAQLLVDKGVRLVGIDYLSIAPYRQSKPTHEILLKNNVFIVEGLRLERIPEGIYEFVVLPLAIVDSDGAPCRAFINLP